GCCTTTCAAAAATCGGGAGAGACACTCTGGAGGGTTGGATGGACCACTTTGATCCACTCAGTTCCAAATTTTGCCACTCGGATCCACTCCCCAAGTCTAGAAAGCCCGCCGGCGACCACAAGAAGGAATAAAAACGAAATGATCGACACCCCCATGGATCGCCCATTTACATGGAGGTTTCTGGCATCCCCAGGGACTCCGCGGGAGAATGGAGGGCTGCCGGAGCCGCCATGACGCACCCCCAGAACGAGCTGTCCCGAGCCCTCCCGGCCCCCTGGGTGCCCTTCGCCGCCGGGATGCTGGGCATGGCCCTCCTGGTGGGCGGCAGTGCCATGGTCCACAAGGTCCTGGGTGGCCTGATCCTGCTGGGGGGCGCCCTCTGGCTGGCCGTGGGCTTCCTCAACTCCCGGCATCTCATCGAGCGCCTGCTGCGGGTCATCCCTGTGGAGCGCAAGGATGAATCACTTTTCCGGGAAGCCCCCAAGGTCTGGGCAGAGCTGGAGCGGGAGAACCGGGAGCTGCGGCTGCTGAATCTCCGCGAGGATCAGCTCCGGCGCACCATCCTGGCCAATCTGAAAACCGGGGTCATCGTCCTCGACACCCAGAAGGAGGTCCGCTCTTTCAACAAGGCGGCCCAAGGACTCCTCGGCAGCTCCAGCCTCATCACCCTCGGTTCCCCCCTGGTGGGCGTCTTCCGGGAACCCCAGTGCCTCACCAGCCTGGGCAAGGCCTTCGCCGGTGAGGGCACCGAGTGGGACCTCAAGCGCGATCCCCGGATCCTGAGGGTCCGGGCCTTCCCCATGGACATGGCCCCGGGGGAGTCCTATGGCGTGCTGGTGACCCTGGACGACATCACCCGCCAGGAGGCCCTGGAAAAGACCCGCCAGAAGTTCATCTCCAACGCCAGCCACGAGCTCAAGACCCCCGCCACCAGCATCCGCATTGCGGCCGAGAACCTCCTGGAGGGGGAGCTGGTCCACCCCGAGGGCGAGACCAGCCTCCGCATCATCGTCCGCTCCGTGGAGCGCATGACCATGCTCCTCAACGACATCTCCGAGCTCTCCAAGATCGAGACCGGGGCCACGGTCCTGGCCCCCTGCCCCTTCATTCTGGGCGACTTCCTGGCGGGGGTCCTGGAGGACGCCTCCTCCCAGGCCCAGCCCCGGAACATCCGCATGGTGAGTCAGATCGCACCGGAACTGGAGGAGCGGACCGTGGTGGTGGATCCTAACCGCCTGCACCAGCTTCTGGAGAACCTCCTCTCCAACGCCATCAAGTTCAGTCCCGACGGCGCGGAGGTGAAGCTCAGTACCAGCACCGACGGGCACTGGCTGGCCCTCGCCGTCTCCGACCAGGGTCCCGGCATCCCTGAATCCGAGCAGGTGCGAGTCTTCGAGCGCTTCTACCGTTCCCCCCTGACCCGGGGCGTCCCCGGGACGGGCCTCGGCCTGGCCATCGTCAAGCACCTGGCCTCCCTCATGGGGGGGGAGATCGCGCTGGAGAGCCGCCCGGGGCACGGGGCGACATTCACCCTGCGCCTGCCTCTGGCCGATTAGGAAGCCATGGCCGACTTCTCCATGACCCCTGAGCCCGGCGGGCACCGCGTCCACTACATGGGCGACCGGATCCGCTTCGTTCTCAAAGCCCCCCCCTACGCCAAGGAGGGCTGGCGGGGCCTTCTGCGCACCAACCTGACCCGGGGGGCCAAGGCGCGGGAGGAGGTGGTGGCCCTCTCCGGTGCCCACCCCAGCGAGGGACACACCTTCGCCGGGGCCTCCTGGCGGGACATCCCCCTCCACCCCACCCCTGGTGGCTGGACCCTGGAGCTGCCCCTGGCCGAAGTCGGCTACTTCCGCGCCAAGGCCTATGCCGTGGACCCCTTCGGAAACCAGTACTGGCCCGAAGGCCCGGATGTGGGCATCTCGGTGCTGCCGGACCACCTGCGGACGGCCAACGCCATCTATTGCGCCTTCCCCCGCATGTTCATGCCCCCGGTGGCCACGCCCCCCCAACTCCTCGAGGGCATCCGGAAGCTGGACGAGGGCGGCTACACCGTGATCCCCCCCAGTGGCACCCTCCGCAGCCTCACCCGGTGCATCCCCCACATCGTCGAGACCCTGGGCTGCCGCATCCTCCACCTCCTGCCCCTGGGACCCGTCCCCACCACCTATGCCCGCATGGGCCGCTACGGCAGCCCCTATGCCCAACTGGACCTCACCGCCATCGACCCCGCCCTGGTGGAGTTCGACCGCCGCAGCACCGCCGAGGACCAGTTCCGGGAATTGGCCTACGCCGCGCATCTGCGGGGCGCCCAGGTCTTCCTTGACATCGTCATCAACCACACCGGCTGGGGCAGCCGGCTCATGGGTGAGCGCCCCGAATGGTTCGAGCGCAATCCGGACGGGAGCTTCCACAGCCCCGGAGCCTGGGGGACCGTGTGGGAGGACCTGGTGGAGCTTGACAACCACAGACCGGGCCTCTGGGAGCACATCGCCGACGCCCTCCTGGTCTGGTGCCGCCGGGGCGTGGACGGCTTCCGATGCGATGCCGGCTACATGGTCCCCCTTCCAACCTGGCAGTACATCATCGCCCGGGTGCGCCAGGAGTTCCCCGATTGCACCTTTCTCCTGGAGGGCCTGGGGGGTGCATGGGAGGCCACCGAGACGCTGCTCGCCGAAGGCGGGATGCAGTGGGCCTATTCCGAACTCTTCCAGAACTACGCCCCCACGGAGGTGGCGGGCTACCTGGACCACTGCATCCGGCAGGGGGAGCGCCTGGGGCCCCTGGTGCACTACAGCGAGACCCATGACAACCTCCGGCTTGCCGCCCGGGGCCGGGATTGGTCCCTGCTCCGCAACCGGCTCAGTGCCCTGACCAGCCTCTCCGGGGCCTTCGGTTTCACGGCCGGCGTGGAGTGGCTGGCCCGGGAGAAGGTGGATGTCCACGGCGCCCCTGACTTGGCCTGGGACGCCTCGCCCAACCTCATCCCCGAGCTCTCCAGGCTCAACCGGCTCCTGGCTGAGCACCCCTGTTTCTTCGACGGAGCCCGCCTGGAGCGCCTCAGCCCCGAGGACTCCCCGGTGCTCGCCCTGGGGCGGAGCTCCCAGGACGGGCAGGACCGCTGCCTGGTGCTCATCAACCTGGATCCGGAGCAAGCGGCGACCCTGGTGCTCCCCACCTCCCTCTGGCGGGCCTGGGGTGATCCCCGTGTCGACCTCCTGGGCCAGGCGGCACCCGAGATCCGCCCCCTCGGTGAGAGCCTCGTCCTGACCCTCGCCCCTGCCGGCGCCCACTGCCTCTCGGATCTCCCCGGACCCCGGGGCCTCTCCGGAGACCGCTACCGGGCCCGGCGGGCCCAGGCCGCCTGGGCCTATCAGCAGCTGACCCAGGTCTGGCCTGCGGAAGACCTGGGGCCAGCCTCCTGGCAGGAACTGGGTGAGTGGGTCGCGCAGGATCCGAGGGGCTTCCTGGGCGCCCTGGCCAACCTCAAGCCCGACGATGCCCGCCAGGACCTCATGACTTCCCTCGTGGAGGCCCGTTCCCGGGGGGGCTATGCACCCGTGATCCCCTGGGAGCTGGCCTCCATCAGCCGGATCACCCCCGTCCCGCCTGGCCACTGGCTCCTGGTACGGGACAGCGTCCCCTTTGCCGCAGCTCTGCACCGTGAGGGCCGGAGGGCCATCCAGCTCCGCTCGGTCCCCGTGGAGGGAGGCCAGGTCGTGGCCTTCCCCCCTGGGACCCTGGCCTGCCCCCCAGGGCTTTCCGGAGAGGCCGAACTCCTTCTGGAGCGCTTCACGGAAGAGGGCCGGCAGGCCCGGGGCGGCCTCCGCCTCTGCCCCGAGGTCCCACACTTTGCGGGGGGCGCCCCCCGCAGTCTGGCCCTCCTCACCAATGGCCGCGGTGCCATGGCCCGCCTCCATGCCAACCTTGGGGAGATCACCTCCAAGTACGACTGCCTCCTGGGGGCCAACCTCCACCCGGACACCCCCTGTGACCGCCATGTGCTGGCCAAGCGCCTGCGGGCCTGGGTCAACGCCGACGGCTTCATCACCTCCCTGGACCACGCCAACCTCCACAGCTTCGACCCCGGTCCCCCTGCCCGCTGGGTCTTCCTGGCCCACGCCGGGGATGGCCGCGTCGCCGAAATCCACCTCTGCGCCGACCTGCTCCAGGGCCGGAACACCTTCGCCCTCCACCTGTCCCGCCGGGACGTGGCCTCAAGCCTGGGAGAGCCGCTGCCCGGCCACTGCAAGGTCACCCTCATCCTGCGCGTGGATCTGGAGGACCGGGACTTCCACGGCGAGACCCATGGCAGCCGGGAGGCCGAGACCTTCTTCGATGAGGCCACCAGCCGCTATGAAGACGGGCGGGGCTTTCTCTTCCGCCCCACCGCCGATCGCCATCTGGAAGTCCGCTGTGAAGCCGGTCGCTTCCACGACGCCCCGGAGTGGTGCTGGAACATCCCCCACCCCGTGGAGGCGACCCGGGGCATGAATGCCTCCGGGGACGCCTGGAGCCCTGGCTGGTTCGAGATCCCCCTGCCCCGGAGCGGGTCGGCCATCCTCACCGCCGATGCCGAGGGCACACCCATCGAGTCCCAGGAACTCCAGCACCTGCCCCTGATCCCCTCACGGACCCTCGCCCTGGACCTCCGCTCGGGACTGCCCCAGGAGGACAGCTTCGGACACCAGCTGCTCCGTGCCTCCTCCGCCTTCCTGGCCCGCCGAGGCCAGGGCACCACCATCATTGCCGGCTACCCCTGGTTCCTGGACTGGGGGCGGGACTCCCTCATCGCCGCCCGGGGCCTGCTGGCGGCGGGCTTCCACCGCGAGGTCCGGGAGCTCCTGCTGACCTACGCCACCCTGGAGGCGGGGGGTACCCTCCCCAACATGCTCTCGGCGGACTCCACCGCCAACCGGGACACCTCCGACGCCCCCCTATGGTTCGGCCTGGCCTGCGAGGAGGCCGCCGCAGTCCTGGGTCCGGGACTCTACGGTACCGATGTGGGCGGACGCACCCTGGCCCAGGTCCTGGCCTCCATCGGCTCAGGGTACCTGCGGGGCACCCCCAACGGGATCCGGGTAGACGGCAGGTCGGGCCTGGTCTGGAGCCCCTCCCACTTCACCTGGATGGACACCAACTATCCGGCGGGCACCCCCCGGGAGGGCAACCCCATCGAGCTGCAGGCCCTCTGGATCCGTCTCCTGGAACAGCT
The sequence above is drawn from the uncultured Holophaga sp. genome and encodes:
- a CDS encoding amylo-alpha-1,6-glucosidase — its product is MADFSMTPEPGGHRVHYMGDRIRFVLKAPPYAKEGWRGLLRTNLTRGAKAREEVVALSGAHPSEGHTFAGASWRDIPLHPTPGGWTLELPLAEVGYFRAKAYAVDPFGNQYWPEGPDVGISVLPDHLRTANAIYCAFPRMFMPPVATPPQLLEGIRKLDEGGYTVIPPSGTLRSLTRCIPHIVETLGCRILHLLPLGPVPTTYARMGRYGSPYAQLDLTAIDPALVEFDRRSTAEDQFRELAYAAHLRGAQVFLDIVINHTGWGSRLMGERPEWFERNPDGSFHSPGAWGTVWEDLVELDNHRPGLWEHIADALLVWCRRGVDGFRCDAGYMVPLPTWQYIIARVRQEFPDCTFLLEGLGGAWEATETLLAEGGMQWAYSELFQNYAPTEVAGYLDHCIRQGERLGPLVHYSETHDNLRLAARGRDWSLLRNRLSALTSLSGAFGFTAGVEWLAREKVDVHGAPDLAWDASPNLIPELSRLNRLLAEHPCFFDGARLERLSPEDSPVLALGRSSQDGQDRCLVLINLDPEQAATLVLPTSLWRAWGDPRVDLLGQAAPEIRPLGESLVLTLAPAGAHCLSDLPGPRGLSGDRYRARRAQAAWAYQQLTQVWPAEDLGPASWQELGEWVAQDPRGFLGALANLKPDDARQDLMTSLVEARSRGGYAPVIPWELASISRITPVPPGHWLLVRDSVPFAAALHREGRRAIQLRSVPVEGGQVVAFPPGTLACPPGLSGEAELLLERFTEEGRQARGGLRLCPEVPHFAGGAPRSLALLTNGRGAMARLHANLGEITSKYDCLLGANLHPDTPCDRHVLAKRLRAWVNADGFITSLDHANLHSFDPGPPARWVFLAHAGDGRVAEIHLCADLLQGRNTFALHLSRRDVASSLGEPLPGHCKVTLILRVDLEDRDFHGETHGSREAETFFDEATSRYEDGRGFLFRPTADRHLEVRCEAGRFHDAPEWCWNIPHPVEATRGMNASGDAWSPGWFEIPLPRSGSAILTADAEGTPIESQELQHLPLIPSRTLALDLRSGLPQEDSFGHQLLRASSAFLARRGQGTTIIAGYPWFLDWGRDSLIAARGLLAAGFHREVRELLLTYATLEAGGTLPNMLSADSTANRDTSDAPLWFGLACEEAAAVLGPGLYGTDVGGRTLAQVLASIGSGYLRGTPNGIRVDGRSGLVWSPSHFTWMDTNYPAGTPREGNPIELQALWIRLLEQLSALEAPGADWLAEARKTLGSLDRFWDPVLGCFADLLDSEGRPDGLIRPNQLFLVSLGIVGGLRARGAVSACARHLLVPGGMRSLAPLPAPLGLPILSSDGSLLNDPGQPYWGHYEGDEDSRRKPAYHNGTAWVWPLGTFCEALARAWDFAPPAVAAARAYLGACDRLLLEGCSGHLPEILDGDAPHTQRGCDAQAWSTTEVLRVWQLLARD
- a CDS encoding ATP-binding protein, with amino-acid sequence MTHPQNELSRALPAPWVPFAAGMLGMALLVGGSAMVHKVLGGLILLGGALWLAVGFLNSRHLIERLLRVIPVERKDESLFREAPKVWAELERENRELRLLNLREDQLRRTILANLKTGVIVLDTQKEVRSFNKAAQGLLGSSSLITLGSPLVGVFREPQCLTSLGKAFAGEGTEWDLKRDPRILRVRAFPMDMAPGESYGVLVTLDDITRQEALEKTRQKFISNASHELKTPATSIRIAAENLLEGELVHPEGETSLRIIVRSVERMTMLLNDISELSKIETGATVLAPCPFILGDFLAGVLEDASSQAQPRNIRMVSQIAPELEERTVVVDPNRLHQLLENLLSNAIKFSPDGAEVKLSTSTDGHWLALAVSDQGPGIPESEQVRVFERFYRSPLTRGVPGTGLGLAIVKHLASLMGGEIALESRPGHGATFTLRLPLAD